One Chloroflexota bacterium DNA window includes the following coding sequences:
- the rimI gene encoding ribosomal protein S18-alanine N-acetyltransferase → MGPDDIPAVLEIERRSFTTPWPPEAFTQELTHNRLARYTVARQGGAVVGYAGLWLMVDEAHITTFAVHPDWRRQGVGHRLIQALLVAATDLGASRMTLEVRASNLAAQSLYRGHGFQIAGRRERYYTDDGEDAYIMTTPPLADPAMREALEAARAAEEDEEA, encoded by the coding sequence ATGGGACCCGATGACATTCCGGCCGTGCTCGAGATCGAACGTCGGAGCTTCACGACGCCGTGGCCACCGGAGGCGTTCACCCAGGAGCTGACCCACAACCGGTTGGCTCGGTACACCGTTGCGCGGCAAGGGGGCGCCGTCGTCGGCTATGCCGGGTTGTGGCTGATGGTGGACGAGGCGCATATCACGACCTTCGCGGTCCACCCCGACTGGCGTCGACAGGGGGTCGGGCATCGCCTGATCCAGGCGCTGCTGGTCGCGGCCACCGACCTCGGAGCGTCGCGGATGACCCTGGAAGTCCGCGCCTCCAACCTGGCCGCCCAGTCCCTGTACCGGGGTCACGGATTCCAGATCGCCGGGCGCCGGGAGCGCTACTACACCGATGACGGCGAGGACGCCTACATCATGACCACCCCGCCTCTGGCCGATCCGGCCATGCGTGAGGCGCTCGAGGCCGCCCGCGCCGCCGAGGAGGACGAGGAGGCGTGA
- the glmU gene encoding bifunctional UDP-N-acetylglucosamine diphosphorylase/glucosamine-1-phosphate N-acetyltransferase GlmU, with translation MTSPAAVVLAAGQGTRMRSRLPKVLHPLAGRTLIDHVLTALAGVAASPMVVVTGHGADEVEAALAGRATTVRQEPQLGTADAVRVALPSVPANATQLLVTMADVPLLPAELLTDLVADQAESGAAIVLLSARLADPTGYGRIVRGPDGTCRAIVEDADADPATRALDEVNAGTYCFDAAWLRANLGRVPLSPTGEHYLTDLVGLAVDDGQLVRVVEAPQPEMALGINDRVQLATAERLLRRRIAEGHMRSGVTIVDPDTTFIDATVEIGQDARIEPWTVLNGQTVIGDEAVVGPGTRISDSRIGARTRVLGSWIEGSEVGEDARIGPMSHLRPGSVVGQGSEIGNYAEIKQSRLGAGVRQHHFSYLGDADVGDDVNIGAGTVTANFDGTTKHQTVIGDGAFIGVDTMLRAPVTVGAGAKTGAGSVVTRDVAPGKTVVGAPARPIELRRSRREDDPPDA, from the coding sequence GTGACAAGCCCGGCCGCCGTCGTGCTGGCCGCGGGCCAGGGAACCCGAATGCGGTCCCGCCTGCCGAAGGTGCTGCACCCGCTCGCCGGCCGGACGCTGATTGACCACGTCCTGACCGCACTCGCCGGCGTTGCCGCCTCACCGATGGTGGTCGTCACCGGACATGGCGCGGACGAGGTCGAGGCAGCGCTTGCCGGACGCGCCACAACCGTGCGCCAGGAGCCCCAGCTGGGCACCGCCGATGCGGTTCGGGTCGCCCTCCCTAGCGTGCCGGCGAACGCGACCCAGCTCCTGGTGACCATGGCCGACGTTCCGCTCCTCCCCGCAGAGCTATTGACGGACCTGGTCGCGGACCAGGCTGAGAGCGGGGCGGCGATCGTGCTGCTGTCCGCCCGACTGGCGGACCCAACCGGGTACGGCCGCATCGTGCGTGGGCCCGACGGCACCTGCCGCGCCATCGTCGAGGACGCCGATGCGGACCCGGCCACGCGAGCCCTGGACGAGGTCAACGCCGGGACCTATTGCTTCGACGCGGCCTGGCTGCGCGCGAACCTGGGCCGAGTCCCGCTCAGCCCAACGGGTGAGCACTACCTGACCGATCTGGTCGGCCTGGCGGTTGACGATGGGCAGCTCGTTCGGGTCGTGGAGGCACCCCAGCCCGAGATGGCGCTCGGGATCAACGACCGGGTCCAGCTGGCGACTGCCGAGCGCCTGCTGCGGAGGCGGATCGCCGAGGGCCATATGCGCAGTGGGGTCACGATCGTGGACCCCGACACCACCTTCATCGATGCCACGGTCGAGATCGGTCAGGACGCGCGGATCGAGCCGTGGACCGTGCTGAACGGCCAGACCGTCATCGGCGACGAGGCCGTGGTCGGACCCGGAACCCGGATCTCGGACAGCCGGATCGGCGCCCGGACCCGGGTGCTGGGCTCCTGGATCGAAGGGTCCGAGGTCGGCGAGGACGCGCGGATCGGTCCCATGAGCCATCTCCGCCCGGGCAGCGTCGTGGGCCAGGGTAGCGAGATCGGAAACTACGCCGAAATCAAGCAGAGCCGGCTCGGCGCCGGAGTCCGGCAGCACCACTTCAGCTACCTGGGCGACGCCGACGTGGGAGACGACGTGAACATCGGCGCCGGCACGGTGACCGCCAACTTCGACGGCACCACCAAGCACCAGACCGTTATCGGCGACGGGGCCTTCATCGGGGTGGACACCATGCTTCGGGCCCCGGTGACGGTGGGCGCCGGCGCCAAAACCGGCGCCGGCAGTGTCGTGACCCGCGACGTGGCACCCGGCAAGACGGTGGTCGGCGCCCCCGCGCGCCCGATCGAGCTCCGCCGAAGCCGCCGCGAGGACGACCCACCGGATGCCTGA
- a CDS encoding polyprenyl synthetase family protein, with translation MDIRVEFSQLVADVEAEMQSILDEHRGPARPLYDMLAYHLGLDGEDGSSGKRIRPLLGLLVFRALGRDYRRALPGAAAVELGHNFSLVHDDIQDGDRERRHRATLWALYGVPQAINAGDALFALSRLALYRLAAEKDDPEAPDARQVLDLMKIYDQTCLALCEGQFLDISFEGRLDVTVDEYLQMIELKTAALMATGVEAAATLASQDPTVIAGFRRFGDRLGLAFQMADDVKGSFWQESASGKAEAGDLRRRKKTMPVIWALNHAAAADQERLRELFAPIEGGRQLTDVEVAEALAILDRSGARETTLGEARRYRDEALAELVDLPLQPLARAELVMFVEAMIAA, from the coding sequence GTGGACATCCGAGTCGAGTTTAGCCAGCTGGTCGCCGACGTCGAGGCCGAGATGCAATCGATCCTCGACGAGCACAGGGGGCCGGCGCGGCCGCTGTACGACATGCTCGCCTACCACCTGGGCCTGGACGGCGAGGACGGCTCGTCCGGAAAGCGGATCCGGCCCCTGCTCGGGCTGCTCGTGTTCCGGGCGCTGGGGCGTGACTACCGCCGCGCCCTGCCCGGGGCCGCCGCCGTGGAGCTGGGGCACAACTTCAGCCTGGTTCACGACGACATCCAGGACGGTGACCGCGAGCGCCGCCACCGCGCCACCCTGTGGGCACTGTACGGCGTGCCGCAGGCCATCAACGCCGGGGACGCCTTGTTTGCACTGTCCCGCCTGGCCCTGTACCGGCTGGCGGCCGAGAAGGACGATCCCGAGGCTCCCGACGCGCGCCAGGTGCTGGACCTGATGAAGATCTACGACCAGACCTGCCTGGCACTGTGCGAAGGCCAGTTCCTGGACATCAGCTTCGAGGGCCGGCTGGACGTCACGGTTGATGAGTATCTGCAGATGATCGAGCTCAAGACCGCCGCCCTGATGGCGACAGGCGTCGAGGCCGCTGCCACCCTCGCCTCCCAGGATCCGACGGTGATCGCGGGCTTCCGCCGCTTCGGCGATCGCCTTGGCCTCGCCTTTCAGATGGCCGATGACGTGAAGGGCTCGTTCTGGCAGGAGTCGGCCTCCGGGAAGGCGGAAGCCGGTGACCTCCGCCGCCGGAAGAAGACGATGCCCGTCATCTGGGCCCTCAACCACGCCGCGGCCGCGGACCAGGAGCGCCTGCGCGAGCTGTTCGCGCCCATCGAAGGGGGGCGGCAGCTGACCGATGTCGAGGTCGCCGAAGCGCTCGCCATCCTGGATCGCTCCGGCGCACGGGAAACGACGCTGGGCGAGGCCCGACGCTACCGGGACGAGGCCCTGGCCGAGCTGGTGGACCTGCCCCTCCAGCCGTTGGCCCGCGCAGAGCTGGTCATGTTCGTGGAGGCCATGATCGCCGCCTGA
- a CDS encoding hemolysin family protein, whose product MPEGAAGSGNPWLDLLVVLVLILVGGVFAAAEIALLTVRRHRLDQLADEGSRGARAAQRLIADPQRFLATIQVAITFLGFLASAIGALSFSRVIADLIGGIPWEPIRSAAETIAFVLVTLLIALTSIIVGELVPKTLALNFPERFSLIASRPLSVFERSLAPLVWLTTTISGFLVRLLGGRERPQTGLLSVEELKLLVQTGSEQGQIEESEKEMIHGVIELGDKRVHEVMVPRIGIKAVEADDPIDDVLDLIVRAGHSRVPVYRENLDNIIGILYAKDLLPYLRAAADKDQPIDIRSLARPAGYVPETKRIDELLTEMRAARRHIAIVVDEYGGTAGLVTIEDLVEEIVGEIQDEYDIEESLVEPIETDGDRRAYRLDGRVTMDDLRDLFELSDAEEPDEEAYDTVGGLIIHRVGRIPLVGTEVEFRDITLRVEAADSRRVSKVTAVQMLESPQAVENASG is encoded by the coding sequence ATGCCTGAGGGCGCTGCCGGCAGCGGCAATCCATGGCTGGACCTCCTCGTGGTCCTGGTCCTCATCCTGGTGGGGGGCGTGTTCGCCGCCGCGGAGATTGCCCTCCTCACGGTGCGCCGGCACCGGCTCGACCAGCTGGCCGACGAGGGGAGTCGCGGGGCTCGGGCAGCCCAGCGCCTGATAGCCGACCCCCAGCGCTTCCTGGCCACCATCCAGGTTGCGATAACGTTCCTCGGCTTCCTGGCATCGGCCATCGGCGCCCTCTCATTCAGCCGGGTCATCGCCGACCTGATTGGTGGCATTCCCTGGGAGCCGATCCGCTCGGCGGCGGAGACGATCGCCTTCGTCCTGGTCACGCTGCTCATCGCCCTGACCTCGATCATCGTCGGCGAGCTGGTGCCGAAGACCTTGGCACTGAACTTTCCCGAGCGCTTCTCCCTCATCGCCTCGCGGCCGTTGAGCGTGTTCGAGCGGTCGCTGGCACCGCTCGTCTGGCTGACCACCACCATCAGCGGCTTCCTGGTCCGGCTGCTGGGCGGTCGGGAGCGTCCGCAGACCGGCCTCCTGTCGGTGGAGGAGCTGAAGCTCCTGGTCCAGACCGGTTCCGAGCAGGGCCAGATCGAGGAGTCGGAGAAAGAGATGATCCATGGGGTCATCGAACTCGGCGACAAGCGGGTCCATGAGGTCATGGTGCCGCGCATCGGCATCAAGGCGGTGGAGGCGGACGACCCCATCGACGACGTGCTCGACCTCATCGTGCGCGCGGGGCATTCTCGGGTCCCTGTGTACCGCGAGAACCTGGACAACATCATCGGCATCCTGTACGCCAAGGACCTGCTGCCCTACCTGCGAGCCGCCGCCGACAAGGACCAGCCGATCGACATCCGGTCGCTGGCGCGACCGGCCGGCTATGTGCCCGAAACCAAGCGGATCGACGAGCTTTTGACCGAGATGCGCGCGGCGCGACGCCATATCGCGATCGTGGTCGACGAATACGGTGGAACCGCCGGCCTGGTCACCATCGAGGATCTGGTCGAGGAGATCGTGGGTGAGATCCAGGACGAGTACGACATCGAGGAGAGCCTGGTCGAGCCGATCGAGACCGATGGCGACCGCCGCGCCTATCGGCTCGACGGTCGGGTCACGATGGACGACCTGCGCGATCTGTTCGAGCTGAGTGATGCCGAGGAGCCGGATGAAGAGGCCTACGACACGGTTGGGGGATTGATCATCCATCGGGTGGGGCGGATCCCGCTGGTCGGCACCGAGGTCGAGTTCCGTGACATCACCCTGCGAGTCGAGGCCGCCGACTCGCGCCGGGTGTCGAAGGTAACGGCGGTTCAGATGCTGGAAAGCCCCCAGGCGGTCGAGAACGCCTCCGGCTAG
- a CDS encoding 4-(cytidine 5'-diphospho)-2-C-methyl-D-erythritol kinase: MRDVSVMEDAAGWRLAAPAKLNLWLTVLGRRADGFHELDSLLVLLELADELSLALEGPELRIGGPAAAGVPADRTNLAWRGWAAGLGGRPSTRGLSVDKQIPAAAGLGGGSSDAAGARRLARWVTGQGDDRPTADELVTLATIGADVPFFASQQAVAHVRGIGERVTPDAMGPAEVILVHPPFGLATGAVFAELRPSEWSGPTEDAATRPGRNDLAAPARRLRSELNDIFRLVAGAGGEPHLTGSGPTVFALTDDPERAAGVASRLERAGLATTRTRLRSEPASIER; encoded by the coding sequence GTGCGTGACGTGAGTGTGATGGAGGATGCCGCCGGCTGGCGGCTGGCGGCGCCGGCCAAGCTGAACCTGTGGCTGACGGTGCTCGGCCGCCGGGCGGACGGGTTCCACGAGCTGGACTCCCTCCTCGTCCTGCTGGAGCTCGCCGACGAGCTATCGTTGGCCCTCGAAGGCCCGGAGTTGCGGATCGGTGGCCCGGCCGCGGCCGGGGTGCCTGCCGACCGGACCAACCTTGCCTGGCGAGGATGGGCGGCGGGCCTGGGCGGCCGTCCGTCGACACGAGGGCTATCCGTGGACAAACAGATCCCGGCCGCGGCCGGGCTGGGCGGCGGTTCGTCGGACGCCGCGGGCGCCCGGCGCCTCGCTCGTTGGGTGACCGGCCAGGGCGACGACCGGCCCACCGCCGATGAGCTGGTGACGCTGGCCACCATCGGAGCCGACGTCCCGTTCTTCGCATCCCAGCAGGCCGTGGCCCACGTGCGTGGCATCGGCGAACGGGTCACGCCCGACGCCATGGGCCCGGCCGAGGTCATCCTCGTCCATCCCCCGTTCGGCCTGGCCACCGGGGCGGTGTTTGCGGAGCTGCGCCCAAGCGAATGGAGCGGACCGACGGAGGATGCCGCCACGCGCCCAGGCCGCAACGACCTCGCGGCCCCGGCACGCCGCCTGCGCTCCGAGCTGAACGATATCTTTCGGCTGGTGGCCGGCGCCGGCGGGGAGCCGCACCTGACCGGGTCCGGCCCCACCGTGTTCGCGCTGACCGACGACCCCGAGCGGGCCGCCGGTGTCGCCTCGCGGCTCGAGCGTGCTGGACTGGCTACAACGCGCACCCGGCTTCGGTCCGAACCGGCTAGCATCGAGCGGTGA
- the tsaE gene encoding tRNA (adenosine(37)-N6)-threonylcarbamoyltransferase complex ATPase subunit type 1 TsaE yields the protein MKATATAATAEGRIRSSSAATTRRIGRWLGRAAQPGTCLALVGPLGAGKTQLAKGVARGLGVRNVVNSPTFIIVNEHVGRLPLFHVDAYRLTDADEARQAGVFDERQAEGVTVIEWAERLDGWLPPDHLRIEITADPSLPNLRFLRWRATGPRHTDLSRVLEVSETP from the coding sequence GTGAAGGCGACTGCTACCGCGGCCACGGCCGAGGGCCGGATCCGCTCCTCGTCGGCCGCCACGACCCGACGTATCGGCCGCTGGCTGGGACGGGCCGCCCAGCCGGGCACCTGCCTGGCCCTGGTCGGGCCACTCGGTGCGGGCAAGACCCAGCTCGCCAAGGGGGTGGCGCGGGGCCTCGGCGTGCGCAACGTCGTGAACAGCCCCACGTTCATCATCGTGAACGAGCATGTCGGCAGGCTGCCCCTGTTCCACGTCGACGCCTACCGGCTGACCGATGCCGACGAGGCGCGCCAGGCCGGCGTATTCGACGAGCGGCAGGCGGAGGGTGTCACGGTCATCGAGTGGGCCGAGCGCCTCGACGGCTGGCTCCCGCCGGATCACCTGCGGATCGAGATCACGGCGGACCCGTCTCTGCCAAACCTCCGGTTTCTCCGCTGGCGAGCCACCGGCCCCCGACATACGGACCTGTCCCGGGTCCTGGAGGTCTCCGAAACGCCATGA
- the tsaD gene encoding tRNA (adenosine(37)-N6)-threonylcarbamoyltransferase complex transferase subunit TsaD, which produces MSGPRILAIETSCDETGIAVVVGGRHIEANVVASQVAVHAATGGIVPEVAARQQLRWIVPTLEAALKAADAGWADLDAVAVTYGPGLIGSLLVGVNLAKGLAASHDLPLVPVNHIEGHIYANWLTDAPGTDAPGADPVLPLEPPFPLLCLVVSGGHTQLVLMADHGRYRLLGQTVDDAAGEAFDKVGRLLGLPYPGGPAISAAAEGVPPATRFPLARPRGRYDFSFSGLKTAVLREVEGYRARGEPIPVDGIAAAFERAAVEQLVRRTVAAAEEHVVAAVALGGGVAANRTLRRTLGERLNGIPLLVPPPAWCTDNGAMIGAAAAYRFAAGERADPGLEAIPALALPWQAAA; this is translated from the coding sequence GTGAGCGGCCCCCGGATCCTGGCCATCGAGACCAGCTGTGACGAGACCGGCATCGCAGTCGTGGTGGGCGGCCGGCACATCGAGGCCAACGTCGTCGCCAGTCAGGTGGCCGTTCACGCCGCCACCGGCGGGATCGTGCCCGAGGTCGCCGCCCGACAGCAGCTGCGTTGGATCGTCCCCACCCTCGAGGCTGCTCTCAAGGCTGCAGACGCCGGGTGGGCCGACCTGGATGCGGTGGCGGTCACCTACGGGCCCGGTCTCATCGGCTCCTTGCTGGTCGGGGTCAACCTGGCCAAGGGGCTGGCCGCCAGCCATGACCTGCCGCTGGTGCCGGTCAACCACATCGAGGGCCACATCTACGCGAACTGGTTGACCGATGCGCCCGGGACCGATGCGCCCGGAGCCGATCCAGTCCTCCCACTCGAGCCGCCCTTCCCGCTGCTGTGCCTGGTCGTCTCCGGAGGCCACACCCAGCTGGTGCTGATGGCCGACCACGGGCGCTATCGGTTGCTGGGGCAGACCGTGGACGACGCCGCCGGGGAGGCGTTCGACAAGGTCGGCCGCCTGCTCGGCCTCCCGTACCCCGGCGGTCCGGCCATCTCGGCCGCCGCCGAGGGCGTGCCACCGGCCACACGGTTCCCGCTGGCGCGGCCGCGGGGCCGGTATGACTTCTCGTTCTCCGGCCTGAAGACCGCGGTCCTGCGCGAGGTGGAGGGCTACCGCGCGCGGGGCGAGCCGATCCCGGTGGATGGCATCGCCGCCGCCTTCGAGCGGGCCGCGGTGGAGCAGCTCGTGCGCCGGACCGTGGCGGCGGCGGAGGAGCACGTGGTGGCGGCGGTGGCCCTGGGTGGTGGGGTCGCCGCAAACCGGACGCTGCGCCGGACGTTGGGCGAGCGGCTGAATGGCATTCCGCTCCTCGTTCCACCACCCGCCTGGTGCACCGACAACGGGGCCATGATCGGTGCGGCGGCCGCCTACCGGTTCGCGGCCGGGGAACGCGCCGACCCGGGCCTGGAGGCCATCCCCGCGCTCGCGCTGCCGTGGCAGGCGGCGGCCTGA
- the tsaB gene encoding tRNA (adenosine(37)-N6)-threonylcarbamoyltransferase complex dimerization subunit type 1 TsaB — MIGALDSSSSDQSVALADPTGRLLGSAAWSAERGQGGELLPRLLQLLDQQGATLRDVTAIAVGIGPGSFTGLRVGLALAKGLVAGLGCPIVGIPSLDAWLVAVPEADAALTRAGASDVYARARDQAEPQIVAFAALSAAARARPLVAPRALAATLGLTNAQPPDGAAAAVARLAADRFRDGSVDDVAQLEPVYLRPPRGLGDAAPAPITWL; from the coding sequence ATGATCGGGGCGCTGGACAGCTCGTCAAGCGATCAATCGGTGGCCCTGGCCGATCCGACCGGCCGCCTGTTGGGCAGCGCGGCCTGGAGCGCTGAGCGCGGCCAGGGGGGCGAGCTCCTGCCCCGTCTGCTCCAGCTCCTCGACCAACAGGGCGCCACGCTGCGGGACGTCACCGCCATCGCGGTCGGCATCGGCCCCGGATCGTTCACCGGCCTGCGGGTCGGGCTCGCGCTGGCCAAGGGCCTCGTTGCCGGCCTGGGCTGCCCCATCGTCGGGATACCGAGCCTGGACGCCTGGTTGGTCGCGGTCCCGGAGGCGGACGCCGCCCTGACCCGCGCCGGGGCCTCCGACGTGTACGCCCGTGCCCGAGACCAGGCGGAACCGCAGATCGTGGCCTTCGCCGCGCTGTCGGCCGCGGCCCGAGCCCGCCCCCTGGTGGCGCCACGTGCTCTGGCCGCCACCCTTGGGCTCACCAACGCCCAACCGCCTGACGGGGCCGCGGCCGCCGTGGCTCGCCTGGCTGCCGACCGGTTCCGGGACGGATCGGTGGATGACGTCGCCCAGCTCGAACCGGTCTACCTGCGTCCGCCGCGCGGGCTCGGCGACGCCGCCCCGGCCCCAATCACGTGGCTCTGA
- a CDS encoding Rid family detoxifying hydrolase, with protein MSGRRAVRTDNAAGAVAPYSQGMVGSGLVFTAGSLGLDPASGALVEGGAAPQAKRAIANLAAILDAAGSGLDRVLKTSVFLVDMADYPEVNEVYRDAFPEPYPARTTVAVQALPMGARVEIECVAMAAEAS; from the coding sequence GTGAGCGGTCGACGAGCGGTTCGGACCGACAACGCCGCGGGCGCCGTCGCCCCCTACAGCCAGGGGATGGTCGGATCCGGTCTGGTCTTCACCGCCGGCAGCCTGGGACTCGATCCGGCCAGCGGTGCCCTGGTCGAGGGAGGGGCTGCGCCCCAGGCCAAGCGAGCCATCGCCAACCTGGCCGCCATCCTGGACGCGGCCGGTTCGGGGCTGGACCGGGTCCTGAAGACCTCCGTGTTCCTGGTCGACATGGCTGATTACCCCGAGGTCAACGAGGTCTATCGCGATGCGTTTCCCGAGCCGTACCCGGCGCGGACCACCGTCGCGGTGCAGGCCCTCCCGATGGGAGCTCGGGTGGAGATCGAGTGCGTGGCCATGGCAGCGGAGGCTAGTTGA
- the alr gene encoding alanine racemase, with protein sequence MMTTAVASRHRAWIDIDHTALVANLAALRRLAGPAQVIAVVKANAYGHGAVEVAQTLVDHGAERLSVATLSEAMELRANGLAGPLVLLWGIGADDAEAVAAIGVEPMVDNLAELGWLEAAGAAAGRRIEVHLKVDTGLSRQGIEPAGAVELATRIAASRHLGLAGTMTHLAAVGEDEAHTDLQLQRLAGVLDGLRANGIDPGLVHVGATGAILAGVGGFADAVRPGVGLFGMAPGWADARAAGLTPILSLRTLPLRIFDVAAGTPVGYGLRWEAPRAARLATLPIGYGDGWPRVHLNNGVALVHGQRVPMVGAISMDGLVVDVSDAESPNLDDEFVLIGRQGNQEITADEVAEQRRTINYEVTTMLRQRLPRRHGRP encoded by the coding sequence ATGATGACGACGGCGGTGGCGAGCCGCCATCGAGCCTGGATCGACATCGACCACACCGCCCTGGTGGCCAACCTGGCCGCCCTGCGGAGGCTGGCAGGCCCGGCCCAGGTCATCGCCGTGGTCAAGGCCAACGCCTACGGCCACGGGGCGGTGGAGGTGGCACAGACCCTGGTCGATCATGGCGCCGAGCGACTCAGCGTGGCGACCTTGTCGGAGGCGATGGAGCTCCGGGCGAACGGGTTGGCCGGTCCCCTCGTCCTGCTGTGGGGGATCGGGGCCGACGACGCCGAGGCCGTGGCTGCCATCGGGGTGGAGCCGATGGTCGACAACCTGGCGGAGCTGGGCTGGCTCGAAGCCGCCGGGGCCGCGGCCGGCCGGCGGATCGAAGTCCACCTGAAGGTGGACACCGGCCTGAGTCGGCAGGGCATCGAACCTGCCGGCGCCGTGGAGCTGGCGACCCGCATCGCGGCCAGCCGGCACCTGGGGCTGGCCGGAACCATGACCCATCTGGCGGCGGTTGGCGAGGACGAGGCACATACCGATTTGCAGCTCCAACGGCTGGCCGGGGTGCTCGACGGGCTGCGCGCGAACGGGATCGACCCCGGGTTGGTCCACGTCGGCGCCACGGGCGCCATCCTCGCCGGCGTGGGCGGCTTCGCCGATGCAGTGCGGCCCGGAGTCGGCCTGTTCGGCATGGCACCCGGCTGGGCCGATGCCCGCGCGGCGGGCCTGACGCCGATCCTCAGCCTGCGCACACTACCCCTCCGGATCTTCGACGTGGCGGCGGGCACGCCGGTTGGCTACGGCCTGCGTTGGGAGGCGCCGCGCGCGGCGCGGCTGGCGACTCTGCCCATCGGCTATGGTGACGGCTGGCCGCGGGTGCACCTCAACAACGGCGTGGCGCTGGTTCACGGGCAGCGGGTGCCGATGGTCGGCGCGATCAGCATGGACGGCCTGGTGGTCGACGTCTCGGACGCGGAGTCGCCGAACCTGGACGACGAATTCGTCCTGATCGGCCGCCAGGGCAACCAGGAGATCACCGCCGACGAGGTGGCTGAGCAGCGACGTACGATCAACTACGAGGTGACGACCATGCTCCGCCAACGCCTCCCCCGGCGGCACGGCCGCCCATGA
- the rsmA gene encoding 16S rRNA (adenine(1518)-N(6)/adenine(1519)-N(6))-dimethyltransferase RsmA — translation MARPAASDVPRPPTPGELRRLLRREGLHARRGLSQNFLTDAEALDAILAAANLSPGDRVVEIGPGLGALTRRLVAAGCEVVAVEIDAHLVSYLRRELDDAIGLTLVEADALDVDPETLFPGEAYHLVANIPYHITSPLLHRFLGSGHPPQRSVLLVQAEVAARIAAPPGDMSYLSAFVQDLAAAAVVGRVPAAAFEPEPAVDSAILHLERRPAPLVPPADREMFHRVAQAAFRQRRKQIHNSLVRELPVDRDTVDGALSACGVDPERRPQTLALPEWACLTAALRLALDAGRA, via the coding sequence ATGGCGCGCCCGGCCGCAAGCGACGTCCCGCGGCCACCGACCCCGGGCGAGCTCCGGCGCCTGCTGCGTCGCGAGGGCCTCCATGCGCGCCGCGGCCTGAGCCAGAACTTCCTTACCGACGCCGAGGCCCTCGACGCGATCCTCGCCGCAGCCAACCTATCCCCCGGCGATCGGGTGGTGGAGATCGGCCCGGGCTTGGGGGCCTTGACCCGGCGCCTGGTGGCGGCCGGTTGCGAGGTCGTGGCGGTCGAGATCGACGCCCACCTGGTGAGCTACCTGCGTCGCGAGCTGGACGATGCCATCGGCCTCACCCTGGTCGAGGCCGATGCGCTCGACGTGGACCCCGAAACCCTGTTCCCCGGTGAGGCGTACCACCTGGTCGCGAACATCCCGTACCACATCACCAGCCCGCTGCTGCATCGCTTTCTCGGCAGCGGGCATCCGCCACAGCGGTCCGTCCTGCTGGTGCAGGCCGAGGTCGCCGCGCGGATCGCCGCGCCACCGGGGGACATGAGCTATCTGTCGGCATTCGTCCAGGACCTGGCGGCGGCCGCGGTCGTCGGCCGCGTGCCGGCGGCCGCGTTCGAACCCGAACCAGCGGTGGACTCGGCCATCCTCCACCTCGAGCGCCGGCCCGCCCCCCTGGTTCCGCCCGCCGACCGTGAGATGTTCCACCGAGTTGCCCAGGCCGCGTTCCGACAGCGACGCAAGCAAATCCACAACAGCCTGGTCCGTGAGCTCCCGGTTGATCGCGACACCGTAGACGGTGCGTTGAGCGCGTGCGGGGTGGACCCCGAGCGGCGGCCCCAGACCCTGGCTCTGCCCGAGTGGGCGTGCCTTACGGCCGCCTTGCGCCTCGCCCTCGACGCGGGCCGTGCGTGA